The following are encoded in a window of Balaenoptera ricei isolate mBalRic1 chromosome 1, mBalRic1.hap2, whole genome shotgun sequence genomic DNA:
- the CD244 gene encoding natural killer cell receptor 2B4 translates to MLGQVLTLTLFLLIKGHRGQGSADHVVGISGESVWLRPPSVQIRTYSVKWKMQPYSNSSCFLIHSWKNVSSQSDVGKSLNWTPNHFNNRLSFISENLTLLIMAVQQQDSGLYFLEVTEDTGKVWRHKFQVSVFDRVEKPQLVERWKVLGRGMCQVTLSCSVSRGGDVSYAWYKGTELIQTPRNLTKLEEKIDVSGLHTYTCNVSNPVSWANHTLQLTQGCLNAHPSFIFLFILVSIVILLTALFLGTLTCFCVRRWKRKQSQTRPEEFLMIYEDVNNVQTRRNQEQNSPGEGHTIYSMIQSQSSASTSQDNANTLYSLVQSSWKSGSKKMNHNTSFNKTVYEEVGKRASKAANPARLSRRELENFCVYP, encoded by the exons GTTCTGCTGATCATGTGGTTGGAATCTCGGGAGAGTCTGTCTGGTTACGGCCCCCCAGCGTACAGATAAGGACATACTCTGTTAAATGGAAGATGCAGCCATACTCAAATTCAAGCTGTTTTTTGATACACTCTTGGAAGAATGTTTCCAGCCAGAGCGATGTAGGGAAGAGTTTGAATTGGACTCCAAATCATTTCAACAATAGACTCAGCTTTATAAGCGAAAACTTAACTCTTCTCATCATGGCAGTTCAGCAGCAGGACAGTGGCCTCTACTTCCTGGAGGTCACTGAAGACACTGGGAAGGTTTGGAGACATAAGTTCCAGGTTTCCGTATTTG ATCGTGTTGAGAAGCCCCAGCTGGTGGAGAGGTGGAAGGTCCTGGGCAGGGGGATGTGCCAAGTGACTCTGTCCTGCTCAGTCTCCAGAGGTGGTGATGTGAGCTATGCTTGGTATAAAGGGACTGAGCTGATTCAGACACCCAGGAACCTCACCAAACTGGAGGAGAAGATTGATGTCAGTGGTTTGCACACATACACCTGCAATGTCAGCAACCCTGTCAGCTGGGCAAACCACACCCTCCAACTCACACAGGGCTGTCTGAATGCCCACCCGA GTTTCATCTTTCTGTTCATTTTGGTGAGCATCGTGATTCTCCTAACGGCATTGTTCCTGGGCACCCTCACCTGCTTCTGTGTGCGGAGGTGGAAGAGGAAGCAGTCAC AGACCAGACCAGAGGAATTTCTGATGATCTATGAAGATGTCAACAACGTGCAAACCAGGAGAAATCAA GAGCAGAATTCCCCTGGAGAAGGGCACACCATCTACTCCATGATCCAGTCCCAG tctTCTGCTTCCACATCACAAGATAATGCAAATACATTGTATTCATTAGTACAGTCTTCCTGGAAG TCTGGATCCAAGAAGATGAACCACAACACTTCCTTCAATAAAACTGTCTATGAAGAG GTGGGAAAGAGAGCATCCAAAGCTGCAAACCCTGCTCGACTGAGCCGCAGGGAGCTGGAGAACTTCTGTGTATATCCCTAG